The following are from one region of the Mycolicibacterium helvum genome:
- a CDS encoding TetR/AcrR family transcriptional regulator encodes MTADPQPKRPGRPRGTTDTRDRILANARQLFARNGIDKTSIRAIAAASGVDSALVHHYFGTKQQLFAAAINIPIDPMSILVPLRDTPVEELGYALPSMLLPLWDSEMGAALIATIRSLLAGSDVSLIRSFLQEIITAEVAPRIDKPLGSGRLRVQFVASQLVGVVMARYIIGLEPFASLPAERVAATIAPTLQRYLTGDLPVD; translated from the coding sequence GTGACCGCGGACCCGCAGCCGAAACGTCCCGGCCGCCCCCGCGGCACCACCGACACCCGGGACCGAATTCTGGCCAACGCACGGCAATTGTTCGCCCGAAACGGTATCGACAAAACATCGATCCGTGCGATCGCCGCTGCCTCCGGCGTCGACTCGGCATTGGTACACCACTACTTCGGCACCAAGCAGCAGCTGTTCGCCGCTGCGATCAACATTCCGATCGACCCGATGAGCATCCTGGTGCCGCTGCGGGATACCCCGGTCGAGGAACTCGGCTACGCCCTGCCGTCGATGCTGCTGCCACTGTGGGATTCGGAGATGGGCGCCGCGCTCATCGCCACAATCCGATCGCTATTGGCCGGCTCCGACGTCAGCCTGATCCGCTCGTTCCTGCAGGAGATCATCACCGCCGAAGTCGCACCTCGCATCGACAAGCCGCTGGGAAGCGGACGCCTGCGAGTGCAATTCGTGGCGTCGCAACTGGTGGGCGTGGTGATGGCGCGCTACATCATCGGGCTTGAACCGTTCGCATCGCTGCCTGCTGAACGGGTGGCCGCGACGATCGCACCCACCCTGCAGCGCTATCTCACTGGGGACTTGCCGGTGGATTAA
- a CDS encoding Trm112 family protein, whose translation MFDDKLLKILVCPADRGPLVLVDEVLYNPRLHKAYRIEDGIPVLLVDEAVDIGPEEHERLIARSGS comes from the coding sequence GTGTTCGACGACAAGCTGCTGAAGATCCTGGTGTGTCCGGCCGATCGCGGTCCGTTGGTGCTCGTCGATGAGGTTCTCTACAACCCCCGGCTGCACAAGGCCTACCGCATCGAGGACGGCATCCCGGTGTTGCTGGTCGACGAGGCGGTCGACATCGGCCCCGAAGAGCACGAGCGTCTGATCGCGCGGTCGGGGTCTTAA
- a CDS encoding ABC transporter permease — protein sequence MHVTGGSVPLRHHAQHRGLSKLSPRAYLATTTRILRQLRADHRSVAMILVVPSAVITLMYFMFHDVPSFPGMVSPFQTACLILLGLFPLFVMFLITSITMQRERASGTLERILTTPLRRLDLLAAYGTAFSVAAAAQAILACVVAFWLLGFDTKGSPVWVFLIAVINAVLGVGLGLLASAFARTEFQAVQFMPVFIVPQLLLAGIIVPRDQMPTWLEWISNAMPASYALEALREVNANTGLTDVAIRDIVVVLAFAVAAMALAAATLRRRTP from the coding sequence ATGCACGTCACTGGAGGAAGCGTTCCTCTCCGTCATCACGCACAGCACCGCGGCCTCAGCAAGCTGAGCCCCCGGGCGTACCTGGCGACCACGACCCGTATCTTGCGCCAGCTGCGCGCCGACCACCGAAGTGTCGCAATGATCCTCGTGGTTCCGAGCGCGGTGATCACGCTGATGTACTTCATGTTCCACGATGTGCCGTCGTTCCCGGGCATGGTGTCGCCGTTCCAGACCGCGTGCCTGATCCTGCTCGGGCTGTTCCCGTTGTTCGTGATGTTCCTCATCACGTCGATCACCATGCAGCGCGAACGGGCGTCGGGAACCCTCGAACGCATCCTGACCACACCGCTGCGCCGACTGGATCTGCTGGCCGCCTACGGCACCGCCTTCTCGGTCGCCGCGGCTGCGCAGGCGATCCTGGCCTGCGTCGTGGCGTTCTGGCTGCTGGGCTTTGACACGAAGGGCAGTCCGGTCTGGGTGTTCCTCATCGCCGTCATCAACGCGGTCTTGGGCGTCGGACTCGGACTGCTGGCAAGTGCCTTCGCCCGCACCGAGTTTCAGGCCGTGCAATTCATGCCGGTGTTCATCGTCCCGCAGTTGCTGTTGGCCGGGATCATCGTGCCTCGTGATCAGATGCCGACCTGGCTGGAGTGGATCAGCAACGCCATGCCGGCCAGCTACGCGCTGGAAGCCCTGCGTGAAGTCAACGCCAACACCGGGTTGACCGATGTCGCCATCCGGGACATCGTCGTCGTCCTGGCGTTCGCAGTGGCAGCAATGGCGCTAGCTGCGGCGACCCTACGCCGGCGCACGCCGTGA
- a CDS encoding MFS transporter, translating into MGGGYGLFRQRQFRDLWSANLVLNLGQVMLLLAAGWIMTSLTSNAVLVSLVQATTSLPFLVLGIPVGIISDSIGHRRLLVVAHLWMGSLAVVLALIEWLGHLTPWPLLTLLFLIGAGLVVQQSAWKPFLHDMVPEDKLVAAISFNALSSKLAQAIGPIIGGFLMVVGAAFVFAVRVLSHLVMILALRHVPKPAAGAAEQRVAVTRSLRDGWQYLRKSPALYGPMIRSAVLMAPVGGVLALLPLEARDNIQTGVIGYGGLLTALGIGTATGVSVMPLLQRHIRINVLTTGALAVFSATVLGISRWDSMLLDASFLLFFGFSWSVLSVSHQYSVQTSSPERMRGLMTSFYNMTLQGSMALGSVAFGVIAEKQVVSVAILIAGLVAASGLLLVGRYPVSDGRAVD; encoded by the coding sequence GTGGGTGGGGGATACGGGCTGTTTCGCCAGCGCCAATTCCGCGACCTGTGGTCGGCCAATCTGGTGCTGAATCTGGGCCAGGTGATGCTACTGCTGGCCGCCGGCTGGATCATGACGTCGCTGACCAGCAATGCGGTCCTTGTCAGCCTGGTGCAGGCCACCACCAGCCTGCCGTTCCTGGTGCTCGGCATCCCGGTGGGCATCATCTCCGACAGCATCGGTCATCGCAGGCTGCTCGTCGTCGCCCACCTGTGGATGGGTTCCTTGGCCGTCGTCTTGGCGCTGATCGAGTGGCTCGGCCACCTCACCCCGTGGCCGCTGTTGACACTGCTGTTCCTGATCGGAGCCGGGCTGGTGGTCCAGCAGTCGGCCTGGAAGCCGTTCCTGCACGACATGGTGCCAGAAGACAAGCTCGTCGCCGCGATTTCGTTCAATGCGCTGAGCAGCAAGCTTGCCCAGGCGATCGGCCCGATCATCGGCGGCTTCCTCATGGTCGTCGGCGCGGCGTTCGTCTTCGCGGTGCGGGTGCTTTCGCACCTCGTGATGATCCTCGCGTTGCGTCATGTGCCCAAACCGGCAGCCGGCGCAGCCGAACAGCGTGTGGCCGTCACCCGGTCGTTGCGCGACGGGTGGCAGTACTTGAGGAAATCGCCGGCACTGTACGGCCCGATGATTCGCTCGGCCGTGCTGATGGCCCCGGTCGGCGGGGTGCTGGCGCTGCTGCCGCTGGAGGCGCGGGACAATATTCAGACCGGGGTGATCGGGTACGGCGGACTGTTGACAGCCCTGGGCATCGGAACCGCGACGGGCGTGTCGGTCATGCCGCTGCTGCAACGCCACATCCGAATCAATGTGCTGACAACCGGTGCGCTGGCGGTATTCTCGGCCACCGTGCTGGGCATCAGCCGGTGGGACAGCATGCTGCTCGATGCGTCATTTCTGCTGTTCTTCGGCTTCTCCTGGAGCGTCCTCAGTGTCAGCCACCAGTACTCGGTGCAGACGTCATCGCCGGAGCGCATGCGGGGGCTGATGACCTCGTTCTACAACATGACTCTGCAGGGCTCGATGGCACTGGGCAGCGTCGCATTCGGTGTCATCGCCGAAAAACAGGTGGTCAGCGTTGCCATCCTGATTGCGGGGCTGGTCGCAGCGAGTGGTCTGCTGCTGGTCGGCCGGTATCCGGTATCGGATGGCCGCGCAGTCGATTAG
- a CDS encoding acyl-CoA synthetase → MATAQNGFEVLRWGGLETGAVPSPHQIVENKPMYKLRRYFPPDNRPGRPPAGPPVLMVHPMMMSANMWDVTREDGAVGILHEAGIDPWVIDFGSPDEVEGGMERNLTDHIVALSEAIDAVKDATGQSVHLAGYSQGGMFCYQTAAYRRTKDIASIVAFGSPVDTLAALPMGIPPNLGAVAADFMADHVFNRIDIPGWLARTGFQMLDPLKTAKARLDFLFQLHDRDALLPREQQRRFLDSEGWIAWSGPAVSELLKQFIAHNRMMSGGFAINGQLVTLSDITCPVLAFVGEVDDIGQPASVRGIKRAAPAADVYEVMIRAGHFGLVVGSKAATATWPTVADWVRWLAGQDSRPANIAPMQDSTAEPDESGVALSARLMHSVAEASGLALSLARGAADAVVNANKSARTLAVETARTLPRLTRLGQINDHTRISLGRIIDEQANGAPNGEFLLFDGRVHTYEAVNRRINNVVRGLIGVGVRQGGRVGVLMDTRPSALVAMAALSRLGAVAVLMPPDADLGEAVRLGGVTEVITDPGNLEAALALPVQALVLGGGESRDLNLPEGSNVIDMEKIDPDAVELPGWYRPNPGFARDLAFVAFNSVGGVLVPKQMTNYRWALSAFGTASAAALGRSDTVYCLTPLHHQSGLLVSLGGAVVGGARIALSRGLQPDRFRAEVRQYGVTVVSYTWTMLRDVVDDTADPALFLHGNHPVRLFIGSGMPPGLWLRTVEAFAPASIVEFFATTDGQAVLANVSGAKVGSKGRPLPGGGQVELAAYEAMDDLILEDDRGFVVVAEPNQVGVLLARPWGPIDPTASVKRGVFASGDTWISTEYVFRRDADGDFWLLGNRPLLIRTARGVVFPESVTDAVTRISAVDLAATYGVEVPGGTIAVTAITLRPGMAVTTADLTDAFAAMPVGPAPDIVHVVPEIPLSATSRPTASALRAEGVPKASRNAWHLEPDTGKYKRLTAAARAHLGGTQD, encoded by the coding sequence ATGGCGACGGCGCAGAACGGTTTCGAGGTACTGCGCTGGGGCGGTCTGGAAACCGGCGCGGTGCCCTCGCCGCACCAGATCGTCGAAAACAAGCCGATGTACAAGCTCCGGCGCTACTTCCCGCCGGACAACCGGCCGGGCCGGCCGCCCGCCGGGCCGCCGGTTCTGATGGTCCACCCGATGATGATGTCGGCGAACATGTGGGACGTCACCCGCGAAGACGGCGCCGTCGGCATCCTGCACGAGGCGGGCATCGACCCGTGGGTCATCGACTTCGGTTCGCCCGACGAGGTCGAGGGCGGCATGGAACGCAACCTCACCGACCACATCGTGGCGCTCAGCGAGGCCATCGACGCCGTCAAGGACGCCACCGGCCAGAGCGTGCATCTGGCCGGCTACTCCCAAGGCGGCATGTTCTGTTATCAGACCGCGGCCTACCGGCGCACCAAGGACATCGCCAGCATCGTGGCGTTCGGCTCCCCGGTGGACACTCTGGCGGCCCTGCCAATGGGCATTCCGCCGAATCTGGGTGCGGTCGCCGCCGACTTCATGGCCGACCATGTCTTCAACCGCATTGACATTCCAGGCTGGTTGGCGCGCACCGGATTTCAGATGCTGGACCCGCTCAAAACAGCCAAGGCGCGCCTGGATTTCCTGTTCCAGCTACATGACCGGGACGCCTTGCTGCCACGGGAGCAGCAGCGGCGGTTCCTGGATTCGGAGGGCTGGATCGCCTGGTCCGGTCCGGCGGTGTCCGAACTGCTCAAGCAGTTCATCGCCCACAACCGGATGATGTCGGGCGGGTTCGCGATCAACGGCCAGCTGGTGACGCTGTCCGACATCACCTGCCCGGTGTTGGCGTTCGTCGGCGAGGTCGACGACATCGGCCAACCGGCCTCGGTTCGCGGCATCAAGCGCGCTGCACCCGCCGCCGATGTCTACGAGGTGATGATCCGAGCTGGTCACTTCGGCCTGGTCGTCGGGTCCAAGGCGGCGACGGCGACGTGGCCGACGGTGGCGGACTGGGTGCGCTGGCTGGCCGGCCAGGACTCCCGGCCGGCCAATATCGCGCCGATGCAGGACAGCACCGCCGAGCCCGACGAATCCGGGGTGGCCCTGTCCGCGCGGCTCATGCACAGCGTGGCCGAAGCCTCAGGGCTCGCGCTGTCGCTGGCGCGCGGTGCGGCAGACGCGGTGGTCAACGCCAACAAGTCGGCGCGCACGCTGGCGGTGGAAACCGCCCGTACGCTGCCACGGCTGACCCGGCTGGGGCAGATCAACGACCACACCCGCATCTCGCTGGGCCGCATCATCGATGAGCAGGCCAACGGCGCCCCCAACGGCGAGTTTCTTTTGTTCGACGGCCGGGTGCACACCTACGAGGCAGTCAACCGCCGGATCAACAACGTGGTCCGCGGGCTGATCGGCGTCGGCGTACGCCAGGGCGGACGGGTCGGTGTGCTGATGGACACCCGGCCGTCGGCGCTGGTGGCGATGGCCGCGCTGTCCCGGCTGGGCGCGGTGGCCGTCCTGATGCCGCCGGACGCCGACCTCGGGGAGGCGGTCCGGCTGGGTGGGGTCACCGAGGTCATCACCGACCCTGGCAACCTCGAAGCGGCACTCGCGCTGCCGGTCCAGGCACTGGTCCTCGGCGGCGGCGAGAGCCGCGACCTGAATCTGCCCGAAGGCAGCAATGTCATCGACATGGAGAAGATCGATCCGGACGCAGTGGAGCTGCCGGGTTGGTACCGGCCCAATCCTGGCTTCGCCCGGGACCTGGCCTTCGTCGCCTTCAATTCGGTCGGCGGCGTTTTGGTACCCAAGCAGATGACCAACTATCGGTGGGCGTTGTCGGCATTCGGCACCGCGTCGGCCGCGGCACTGGGGCGCAGCGACACTGTCTACTGCCTGACCCCGCTGCACCACCAATCCGGGCTGCTGGTCAGCCTCGGTGGCGCGGTTGTCGGCGGCGCCCGGATCGCCCTGTCGCGCGGGCTGCAACCCGACCGCTTCCGCGCTGAAGTCCGTCAGTACGGGGTCACCGTCGTGTCCTACACCTGGACGATGTTGCGTGACGTCGTGGATGACACTGCCGACCCGGCCCTCTTCCTGCATGGCAACCATCCGGTCCGGTTGTTCATCGGCTCGGGAATGCCGCCGGGCCTGTGGCTGCGGACCGTCGAGGCGTTCGCGCCGGCCAGCATCGTGGAGTTCTTCGCCACCACCGATGGGCAGGCCGTCTTGGCCAACGTGTCCGGCGCCAAGGTGGGCAGCAAGGGCCGCCCGCTGCCCGGCGGCGGCCAGGTGGAACTGGCTGCCTACGAGGCCATGGATGACCTGATCCTGGAGGACGACCGGGGGTTCGTCGTGGTCGCCGAACCCAACCAGGTCGGTGTGCTGTTGGCCCGGCCGTGGGGGCCGATCGACCCGACCGCGTCGGTCAAGCGGGGGGTCTTCGCCTCTGGTGACACCTGGATCTCCACCGAATACGTGTTCCGCCGTGACGCCGACGGCGACTTCTGGCTACTGGGGAATCGGCCCTTGCTGATCCGCACCGCGCGCGGTGTGGTGTTCCCGGAGTCGGTCACCGATGCGGTCACCCGGATCAGTGCCGTGGACCTCGCCGCGACGTACGGCGTCGAGGTGCCAGGCGGCACGATCGCGGTTACCGCGATCACGCTGCGGCCCGGCATGGCCGTCACCACCGCCGATCTCACCGACGCCTTCGCGGCGATGCCGGTCGGACCCGCGCCCGACATCGTCCACGTGGTGCCGGAAATCCCGCTCAGCGCCACCTCTCGGCCGACGGCGTCGGCGTTGCGCGCCGAAGGAGTGCCCAAGGCGTCTCGTAACGCCTGGCATTTGGAGCCCGATACGGGAAAGTACAAGCGTTTGACGGCTGCGGCACGAGCTCATCTCGGTGGTACCCAAGACTGA
- a CDS encoding ABC-F family ATP-binding cassette domain-containing protein: MAHLLGAEALHLEYPTQVVFESVTVGVNDGARIGIVGRNGDGKSSLLGMLTGRISPDAGRVTLRGGLRVTALDQADTMPPEATVGAVLVGDLPEHEWAGNPRIRDVVAGLVSDIDWQTPVGQLSGGQRRRVQLAELLIGDWDVIALDEPTNHLDIEGITWLAEHLKTRWPRNSGGLLIVTHDRWFLDEVANTTWEVHDGIVEPFDGGYAAYVLQRVERDRVAAAAEAKRQNLMRKELAWLRRGAPARTSKPKFRIDAANQLIEDVPPIRNGVELAKLATSRLGKDVIDLLDVSVAYDGKPVLRDVEWRIGPGERTGIVGANGAGKSTLLGLIAETVAPDSGRVKRGKTVRLAMLDQQSSQLTDIAGDMVREVVGRLPAGYQVEGKELTPTQLLERLGFRREQLSSRVGELSGGQRRRLQLMLTLLEEPNVLVLDEPTNDVDIDMLSATEDLLDSWPGTLIVVSHDRYLLERVTDQQYAILDGHLRHLPGGIDEYLRIKARSETGGASTSTREPATQALSGAELRSVEKEIASLDRALVKLSDRVNAKHVELAEFDQSDHVGLGRLTQELRELEAEVADKENRWLELSELVD; this comes from the coding sequence GTGGCACACCTGCTCGGCGCTGAAGCGCTCCATCTCGAGTATCCGACGCAGGTGGTCTTCGAATCCGTGACCGTCGGCGTCAACGACGGCGCCCGGATCGGCATCGTCGGGCGCAATGGCGACGGCAAGTCCAGCCTGCTGGGCATGCTCACCGGACGCATCTCGCCCGACGCCGGCCGGGTGACCCTGCGCGGCGGGCTGCGGGTGACCGCACTGGACCAGGCCGACACCATGCCCCCAGAAGCCACCGTGGGCGCGGTGCTGGTCGGCGACCTGCCCGAACATGAGTGGGCCGGCAACCCCCGCATCCGCGATGTCGTCGCCGGTCTGGTTTCCGATATCGACTGGCAGACCCCGGTGGGCCAACTCTCCGGCGGCCAGCGCCGCCGCGTCCAGTTGGCCGAGCTGCTGATCGGCGACTGGGATGTGATCGCCCTCGACGAGCCGACCAACCACCTCGATATCGAGGGCATCACCTGGCTGGCCGAGCACCTCAAGACCCGCTGGCCGCGCAACTCCGGCGGTCTGCTGATCGTCACCCACGATCGGTGGTTCCTCGACGAGGTCGCCAACACGACGTGGGAGGTGCACGACGGGATCGTCGAACCATTCGACGGTGGCTACGCGGCATACGTGTTGCAACGCGTCGAACGTGACCGCGTCGCCGCGGCCGCCGAGGCCAAGCGGCAGAACCTGATGCGCAAGGAGCTCGCCTGGCTGCGCCGCGGGGCACCGGCACGAACCTCGAAACCGAAGTTCCGCATCGACGCGGCCAACCAGCTGATCGAGGACGTGCCGCCGATCCGCAATGGTGTCGAGCTGGCCAAACTGGCCACCTCTCGGCTGGGTAAAGATGTCATCGACCTCCTCGACGTTTCGGTGGCCTACGACGGGAAACCCGTTCTGCGCGATGTGGAATGGCGTATCGGCCCCGGTGAGCGCACCGGCATCGTCGGCGCCAACGGCGCGGGTAAGTCGACGCTACTGGGATTGATCGCCGAGACGGTAGCCCCCGATTCCGGTCGGGTCAAGCGCGGCAAGACGGTGCGACTGGCGATGCTCGATCAGCAGTCCAGCCAACTCACCGATATCGCCGGCGATATGGTTCGCGAGGTCGTCGGCAGGCTGCCGGCCGGCTATCAGGTCGAGGGCAAGGAGCTGACTCCTACACAATTGTTGGAGCGCTTGGGTTTTCGCCGTGAGCAGTTGTCCTCGCGGGTAGGCGAGCTTTCCGGCGGGCAGCGCAGGCGCCTGCAGCTCATGCTGACGTTGCTCGAGGAACCCAACGTCCTGGTGCTTGACGAGCCGACCAACGATGTCGACATCGATATGCTCTCGGCCACTGAGGATCTGCTCGACTCGTGGCCCGGCACGTTGATCGTGGTGTCCCACGACCGGTATCTGCTGGAACGGGTCACCGATCAGCAGTACGCGATCCTCGACGGACACCTGCGTCATCTGCCAGGCGGTATCGACGAGTATCTGCGGATCAAGGCACGCAGCGAGACGGGCGGTGCGTCAACGTCGACTCGCGAGCCCGCCACCCAGGCACTTTCCGGTGCCGAATTGCGCAGTGTGGAAAAGGAAATCGCGTCCCTGGACCGGGCGCTGGTCAAGCTGTCCGACCGGGTCAACGCCAAACACGTCGAGCTGGCCGAGTTCGACCAATCTGATCATGTCGGCCTGGGCCGATTGACGCAGGAACTTCGCGAACTGGAGGCCGAGGTGGCCGACAAAGAGAACCGGTGGCTCGAGCTGTCGGAATTGGTCGACTAG